GCACACACTTCGGCTCCTGCTGCTGGTGAAAAACCTTCGCTCCGCCTGCTCGTTTCCGAGTATCGGGGCTCCAGTTGGGCCTTTCAGATTGATGAAGTGGCCGGCGTTACCCGTGTGCAGACCCGAGATCTTTCGGCTCCGCCGGTCACAGTGGGCCGACGCGCCGATTCTTTAACCGGCCGCGTGTTTGTCAGCGACGGCCGGCACATCGGCATGCTGGATCTCGATAAGCTGTTTGGCAATCTGCAGCGGAGGATCGGATGAGCGGTCCTTTTGGCGGCGACTCAGTCTTGATGGAACTCTTCCGCGAAGAAGCGCTGGAACAAGTACAGACGCTCAGCAACGGCCTCGCGCAATGGCACGACGGTTCCGACAGCGGTTCGCAAGTCGAGCCGTTGATGCGGGCCGCACACTCAGTGAAGGGAGCAGCGCGAGCAGTGGGTTTGGATCCCATTGTCCCGCTGGCACATGAACTCGAAGAATGTCTGGTTCAAGCCCAGGCAGGCGCTGTGAAGCTGGTTCCAGCCGCGATTGATGTCCTGCTGGAAGGGGTGGATCTGCTACACCAGGCGGTCGCCGCCGCCGGAGAGGAGTTTCCGCAGTGGGAAGTGCAGCACCGCGCTGACCTGGGTCACGCCGTTGCGAAACTACAGTCCATCGCCCAGGGGCACGTCCCGGTCGAACCTGCCCCGACAGTGCATGCAGAGTCAGTTGAAACTCCTCAAGTCGTCTTGCCAGTGCCACCCGCCCCAACGCCAGCGACCGTCGTCAGCGATCTCGACTGGCAGCCCATCGCTGCTCCAGAATTACTCGCTGTCTTGCGAGAAGAACTCGACACACACTCACAGACATTATCGAGCCTGTTGGAAACAGGAACTGCCGACGGAGCGAACGCCCGCTCGATGACCGAAGCCCTGCGGGCAATCAAGGGCGCCGCTCGAATTACCGGCGTCAAATCTCTGTTCGAACTCGCAAAAACGCTGGAACAGCTTGGCCCTGGCGGCTTCGAAGCAAAACGAGCTTCCCCGTCCACGCGTGCCGACTTACAGCGCTGGCTCGACGCCGTCCAGGAAATCGCCGCACATAGTTCCGCCGCTGATTTTTCTGCCTGGCTGGAATCGCATTCAAGTGAATATCACCAGGTATGTCAGGCGCTCACGCCTGTCGTGGCAGCATCTGCACCATCCCGCCCCACCGCTGCTGCACTGCCTTCGCAACGTCTCTCGCCTCCGCCGCAATCGCTGCCGGCTCCAGTTCCCTTCAAAGAGGAAACGGGCTCGGCTGATGCCGACAAGAAAGATCGCGTCGTCCGGGTCTCCGCGAATACACTCACTCGACTGATGGGTCTGGCTGGTGAATCGCTGGTGGAAGCCCGTTGGCTGCAGCCGTTCGCCCAGTCGATGCTGACGTTGAAAAAGCAGCATGCGGTTCTTTCGCGAACCCTCGACGACCTCAGTCGGCTTGCCGCAACCGATGGCTCGCCGCTCGCCAAGCGACTGGTGGCCGACGCTGTCCGCGATGTCGAGGAATGCCGCACCGTTCTCAACGAACGGGTCGAGTCTTTCGAGACGCATGCCCGGCGTTCTGACGATCTCAACAGTCGGCTCTATAACGAAGTCATCGCCAGCCGGATGCGTCCGTTTCAGGACGGCACGCAGGCGTTTCCGCGGATGGTGCGGGATCTCGCCAGACAGCTTGGCAAGCAGGTGAAACTCGACATTCGCGGTTTGACTTGCAGCGTCGATCGCGACGTTCTCGAAAAGCTCGACGCCCCGCTCACGCACGTCGTCCGCAATGCCA
This genomic stretch from Planctomicrobium piriforme harbors:
- a CDS encoding hybrid sensor histidine kinase/response regulator; its protein translation is MSGPFGGDSVLMELFREEALEQVQTLSNGLAQWHDGSDSGSQVEPLMRAAHSVKGAARAVGLDPIVPLAHELEECLVQAQAGAVKLVPAAIDVLLEGVDLLHQAVAAAGEEFPQWEVQHRADLGHAVAKLQSIAQGHVPVEPAPTVHAESVETPQVVLPVPPAPTPATVVSDLDWQPIAAPELLAVLREELDTHSQTLSSLLETGTADGANARSMTEALRAIKGAARITGVKSLFELAKTLEQLGPGGFEAKRASPSTRADLQRWLDAVQEIAAHSSAADFSAWLESHSSEYHQVCQALTPVVAASAPSRPTAAALPSQRLSPPPQSLPAPVPFKEETGSADADKKDRVVRVSANTLTRLMGLAGESLVEARWLQPFAQSMLTLKKQHAVLSRTLDDLSRLAATDGSPLAKRLVADAVRDVEECRTVLNERVESFETHARRSDDLNSRLYNEVIASRMRPFQDGTQAFPRMVRDLARQLGKQVKLDIRGLTCSVDRDVLEKLDAPLTHVVRNAIDHGLETPAERLAAGKPETGSLTIEARHSSGMLLIQVTDDGRGIDAESIRRKVVERQMVPPEMAAALRYDELLEFLLLPGFSTASQVTDISGRGVGLDVVHSMVHAVGGTVRIETRLGQGSTFLLQLPITLSVIRAVLVEVAGESYALPHHRIDRLVRVPRSELKLLENRVYLNIDGQNIGLVSARQVLEFDAGDTGEDELQVVLFRHQQDLYGLTVDRFRGEQDLVVRPLDARLGKLPDISAAAILDDGSPILILDVDDVRRSIERLLQGQLRRVDRIHAGRQAVQNRRRVLVVDDSLTVREVQRQMLQGAGYEVVTAVDGMEGWNVLREQPFDLVVSDVDMPRLNGFEFVQRIRSDNRFVSLPVIIVSYKDRAEDRQRGMSVGANYYLTKSSFHDERLLEAVRDLLGEDA